One genomic segment of Hordeum vulgare subsp. vulgare chromosome 2H, MorexV3_pseudomolecules_assembly, whole genome shotgun sequence includes these proteins:
- the LOC123427711 gene encoding alkylated DNA repair protein ALKBH8 homolog gives MAKSGYTRPPPMAEDTAAVPAPSAVLYVANCGPAVGLAHDDVAAAFGAFGEVEAVSAADDSGARVIVRFREPGAAGAAMAALHGRPCGRLSGRVLHIRYSVPAPPKAPAAVYAPPVALSSSELGIPGIHLVEEFVTPAEEQELLAAVDSRPWKRLAKRRVQHYGYEFLYETRNVDSKQFLGELPSFVSKILDKIVTFPGVKNRTGKLVDQLTVNEYPCGVGLSPHIDTHSAFEEMIFSLSLAGPCIMEFRQYRKGSWRAPSVVSGADEGSIQDPQCIRKAVFLPPRSMLLMSGEGRYAWHHYIPHHKIDDVAGQVIKRNSRRVSFTLRKVRMGLCECEHGQFCDSQSK, from the exons ATGGCCAAGTCTGGGTACACGCGCCCGCCGCCCATGGCCGAGGACACCGCCGCGGTTCCCGCCCCCAGCGCCGTCCTGTACGTGGCCAACTGCGGGCCGGCGGTGGGGCTGGCCCACGACGACGTCGCCGCGGCCTTCGGCGCCTTCGGGGAGGTCGAGGCGGTCAGCGCCGCCGACGACAGCGGCGCGCGCGTCATCGTCCGGTTCCGCGAGCCCGGCGCCGCGGGGGCCGCGATGGCCGCGCTCCACGGCCGCCCCTGCGGCCGCCTCTCCGGGCGCGTGCTGCACATACGCTACTCGGTGCCCGCCCCGCCCAAGGCCCCGGCGGCCGTCTACGCTCCCCCGGTGGCCCTCTCGTCCTCGGAGCTCGGCATCCCGGGCATTCACTTGGTGGAGGAGTTCGTCACTCCCGCCGAGGAGCAG GAGCTTCTTGCAGCTGTGGACAGCAGGCCGTGGAAAAGGTTGGCGAAAAGGCGAGTTCAGCATTACGgctacgagtttctgtatgaa ACCAGGAATGTTGATTCGAAGCAGTTCTTGGGTGAATTGCCATCTTTtgtttcaaaaatccttgataaaATTGTGACATTCCCTGGTGTGAAGAATCGTACTGGCAAACTGGTGGATCAATTGACG GTAAACGAATATCCTTGTGGTGTAGGTTTGTCTCCACACATAGACACACACTCAGCATTTGAAGAAATGATTTTCAGTCTTTCCTTGGCTGGACCTTGCATTATGGAGTTCAGACAATACCGCAAAGGCAGTTGGCGTGCTCCAAGTGTGGTCAGTGGAGCTGATGAAGGCAGTATCCAAGATCCACAGTGCATAAGGAAAGCTGTCTTTCTACCTCCTCGGTCAATGTTACTCATGTCTGGGGAAGGCCGATATGCTTGGCATCACTATATACCACACCATAAG ATTGATGATGTGGCTGGTCAAGTCATTAAGAGAAATTCACGGCGGGTTTCCTTCACTTTACGAAAG GTGAGGATGGGTCTTTGCGAATGTGAACATGGGCAATTTTGTGATTCACAGAGCAAGTAA
- the LOC123427710 gene encoding pentatricopeptide repeat-containing protein At3g22150, chloroplastic, translating to MAPPQCAISPPPAPTNAANPAAGGGKGRTQLAVAQVKKLCKQGRLEHARRLLLDALPRPPPTLLCNVLLIAYVAGALPDHALRLYALLNHAARPAPRSDHYTYSCALTACARSRRLRLGRSVHAHLLRRARSLPDTAVLRNSLLNLYASCARHRRGGVDVVRRLFDAMPKKNVVSWNTLFGWYVKTGRPDEALEMFARMLEDGVRPTPVSFVNVFPAAGSGDPSWPFLLYGLLIKHGVEYVNDLFVVSSAIGMFSEISDVQSARMVFDRAGKKNIEVWNTMITGYVQNGQFSQAMDLFIQILGSKEVPSDVVTFLSAVTAASQSQDVRLGQQLHGYLMKGMHSTLPVILGNALVVMYSRCGNVQTAFELFDRLPEKDIVSWNTMITAFVQNDFDLEGLLLVYQMQKSGFIPDTVTLTAVLSAASNTGDLQIGKQSHGYLIRHGIEGEGLESYLIDMYSKSGRIDMAQRVFDGYGNDRDEVTWNAMIAGYTQSGQPEQAVLQFRAMIEAGVEPTSVTLASVLPACDPVGGGVCAGKQIHSFALRHSLDTNVFVGTALVDMYSKCGEISAAENVFGGMTEKSTVTYTTMISGLGQHGFGERALSLFYSMRDKGLKPDAVTFLAAISACNYSGLVDEGLSLYRSMETFGLAATPQHHCCIVDLLAKAGRVDEAYDFVESLGEDGNFIAIWGSLLASCKAQGKMELAAWATEKVLNIEKQYGHAGYNVLLSQLFAAEGNWSSADSLRKEMRLRGLRKEAGSTWIKVQSAALQDRSTERNRKQDFPENEHVFSMLDGDAYSTDTII from the coding sequence ATGGCTCCTCCTCAGTGCGCCATCTCGCCGCCGCCCGCCCCCACCAATGCCGCCAACCCCGCCGCCGGCGGAGGCAAGGGCAGGACGCAGCTGGCGGTGGCGCAGGTGAAGAAGCTCTGCAAGCAGGGGCGGCTCGAGCATGCGCGGCGGCTGCTTCTGGACGCGCTGCCGCGCCCGCCCCCGACGCTGCTCTGCAACGTGCTCCTCATCGCCTACGTCGCCGGCGCGCTCCCGGACCACGCGCTCCGCCTCTACGCGCTCCTCAACCACGCCGCGCGCCCCGCGCCCCGCTCCGACCACTACACCTACTCGTGCGCGCTCACCGCCTGCGCCCGCTCCCGCCGCCTGCGCCTCGGGAGGTCCGTCCACGCGCACCTCCTCCGCCGCGCCCGCTCGCTCCCGGACACCGCCGTCCTCCGCAACTCGCTGCTCAACCTCTACGCCTCCTGCGCGAGGCACCGCCGCGGCGGCGTCGACGTCGTCCGCAGGCTGTTCGACGCAATGCCGAAGAAGAACGTCGTTTCCTGGAACACCCTGTTTGGCTGGTACGTCAAGACCGGGCGCCCCGATGAAGCCCTGGAGATGTTCGCGCGCATGCTGGAGGACGGCGTCAGGCCCACGCCGGTCAGCTTCGTGAACGTCTTCCCGGCGGCGGGGAGCGGCGATCCCAGCTGGCCTTTCTTGCTCTATGGTTTGCTGATAAAGCATGGGGTGGAGTATGTCAATGATCTCTTTGTTGTCAGCTCCGCAATCGGCATGTTCTCTGAGATCAGCGATGTGCAGTCAGCTCGGATGGTGTTTGACCGTGCTGGCAAGAAGAACATTGAGGTTTGGAACACGATGATCACTGGGTACGTGCAGAATGGGCAGTTTTCTCAAGCCATGGATCTCTTTATCCAGATACtggggtcaaaagaggttccgtcGGATGTTGTGACTTTCTTGTCGGCCGTCACAGCGGCCTCGCAATCACAAGATGTCAGGCTGGGTCAGCAACTGCATGGCTACTTGATGAAAGGAATGCACAGCACACTGCCTGTGATACTAGGTAATGCGCTTGTCGTGATGTACTCGAGATGCGGCAACGTCCAAACTGCATTTGAACTGTTTGATCGGTTGCCAGAGAAGGACATTGTTTCCTGGAACACAATGATCACTGCTTTTGTTCAAAATGATTTTGACTTGGAGGGCCTGTTGCTCGTTTATCAGATGCAGAAATCAGGTTTCATTCCTGATACGGTGACCTTGACTGCAGTGCTGTCTGCAGCATCAAATACAGGAGACCTTCAGATTGGTAAGCAGTCGCATGGGTATCTCATAAGGCATGGCATTGAGGGCGAAGGCTTGGAGAGCTATCTAATAGACATGTACTCCAAGTCCGGCCGCATAGACATGGCTCAGAGAGTGTTTGATGGCTATGGCAATGACAGAGATGAAGTCACTTGGAATGCCATGATAGCAGGGTACACACAGAGTGGCCAGCCTGAACAGGCGGTCTTACAATTCCGAGCGATGATCGAGGCAGGTGTAGAACCTACTTCAGTGACACTTGCTTCAGTGCTTCCCGCGTGTGACCCTGTTGGAGGGGGTGTATGTGCAGGGAAGCAGATACATAGTTTTGCGCTGCGCCATTCTTTGGATACTAATGTCTTTGTAGGTACAGCTCTTGTCGATATGTACTCCAAGTGTGGGGAGATCTCTGCTGCAGAGAATGTCTTTGGTGGCATGACTGAGAAGAGCACTGTCACCTACACCACAATGATCTCTGGTCTTGGCCAGCACGGTTTCGGCGAGAGAGCACTATCCCTCTTCTACTCGATGCGAGACAAGGGGTTAAAGCCTGACGCTGTGACCTTCTTGGCGGCCATTTCAGCATGTAATTACTCTGGACTCGTCGACGAAGGTCTGTCTTTGTACAGGTCAATGGAAACATTCGGGCTTGCAGCTACCCCTCAGCACCACTGCTGTATTGTGGACTTGTTGGCTAAGGCCGGGAGGGTGGACGAAGCATACGACTTTGTAGAAAGCCTGGGTGAGGACGGGAACTTCATCGCCATCTGGGGATCACTTCTGGCATCCTGCAAAGCGCAGGGCAAGATGGAGTTGGCAGCATGGGCGACTGAGAAGGTGCTCAACATTGAGAAGCAGTATGGTCATGCAGGCTACAATGTTTTGCTGTCGCAGCTATTTGCTGCTGAAGGTAACTGGAGTAGCGCAGATAGTCTGAGAAAGGAGATGAGATTGAGGGGGCTGAGGAAAGAAGCAGGTTCTACTTGGATCAAAGTCCAGAGTGCAGCTTTGCAGGATAGGTCTACGGAGAGGAACCGAAAGCAAGATTTCCCCGAAAATGAGCATGTGTTCTCAATGCTGGATGGGGATGCTTACAGTACAGACACAATCATTTAA